One Vigna unguiculata cultivar IT97K-499-35 chromosome 11, ASM411807v1, whole genome shotgun sequence DNA window includes the following coding sequences:
- the LOC114168929 gene encoding albumin-1, producing the protein MAYVRLAPLALYLLATSIMFPMKKIEAVDCSGACSPFEVPPCGSRDCRCIPVGLVVGFCIYPTGLSSVAKMIEEHPNLCQSDDECMKKGSGNFCARYPNNYIDYGWCFDSDSQALKGFLAMPAAITK; encoded by the exons ATGGCTTATGTGAGACTTGCTCCTTTGGCTCTCTACTTGCTTGCCACTTCAA TAATGTTTCCGATGAAGAAGATAGAAGCAGTAGATTGTTCAGGTGCTTGTTCACCGTTCGAGGTGCCGCCATGCGGGTCACGTGATTGTCGCTGTATCCCTGTTGGACTAGTTGTTGGTTTCTGCATTTACCCAACTGGACTTTCATCTGTGGCGAAGATGATAGAAGAACATCCCAACTTGTGTCAATCTGATGATGAATGCATGAAGAAAGGAAGTGGAAATTTCTGTGCTCGTTATCCCAATAACTACATCGATTATGGTTGGTGTTTTGATTCTGATTCTCAAGCACTTAAAGGCTTCTTAGCCATGCCTGCAGCAATCACCAAgtaa
- the LOC114168927 gene encoding albumin-1-like: MAYVRLAPLALFLLATSIMFPMKKIEAVVCSGPCSPFQMPPCGSGDCRCIPMGLFVGFCTNPSGFSSVAKMIEEHPNLCQSDDECVKKGSGNFCARYPNNYIDYGWCFHSDSKALQGFLAMPATITK, translated from the exons ATGGCTTATGTGAGGCTTGCTCCTTTGGCTCTCTTCCTGCTTGCCACTTCCA TAATGTTTCCGATGAAGAAGATAGAAGCAGTTGTCTGCTCAGGTCCTTGTTCACCGTTCCAGATGCCACCGTGTGGGTCCGGTGACTGTCGGTGTATCCCTATGGGACTATTTGTTGGTTTCTGCACTAATCCAAGTGGATTTTCTTCTGTGGCAAAGATGATAGAAGAACACCCCAACTTATGTCAATCTGATGATGAATGCGTGAAGAAAGGAAGTGGAAATTTCTGTGCTCGTTATCCCAATAACTACATCGATTATGGTTGGTGTTTTCATTCTGATTCTAAAGCACTTCAAGGCTTCTTGGCCATGCCTGCAACAATCACCAAGTAA
- the LOC114168567 gene encoding uncharacterized protein LOC114168567 isoform X1, with product MNTVMSGYVRRAFSYRNMLWVRASRVVCARDVSTIQVCDSSRVFTIPAAPNSFAESRRAYAKGRKSRDEGGVSTIEVPPNVGPTIKGNAVSQMEAAMAALSAELSKLRTGRASPGMLDHIIVETSGLKMPLNRLAVVSVLDPKTLSVNPYDPETLKQLENAIVSSPLGLNPKSDGERLIAVIPPLTKEHMQAMAKVVAKSCEDARQSIRRARQKAMDAIKKLYSSLPKDDIKRLEKEVDDLTKKFIKTAEDVCKAKEKEVSQG from the exons ATGAATACGGTGATGTCTGGTTACGTTAGACGCGCCTTCTCGTACCGAAACATGTTGTGGGTCCGAGCCTCCCGTGTTGTTTGTGCTCGTGACGTGTCTACCATTCAAGTGTGTGATAGCAGCAGAGTGTTCACCATTCCGGCCGCGCCTAATTCTTTTGCGGAAAGTCGCAGAGCCTACGCCAAAGGGCGAAAGTCAA GGGATGAAGGGGGTGTTAGTACAATTGAAGTTCCACCAAACGTTGGTCCTACCATCAAGGGAAATGCTGTCTCACAGATGGAGGCTGCAATGGCTGCGTTATCGGCAGAACTAAGCAAGCTACGAACAGGAAGGGCATCCCCAG GAATGCTTGATCATATTATTGTCGAAACTAGTGGTTTGAAGATGCCTTTGAATCGGCTTGCTGTTGTTTCAGTCCTAGATCCAAAAACCTTGTCTGTTAATCCATATGATCCAGAG ACACTTAAACAATTAGAGAATGCCATTGTTTCGTCTCCATTGGGCTTAAATCCTAAATCAGACGGTGAAAGATTGATTGCTGTTATTCCACC ATTGACCAAGGAGCACATGCAG GCTATGGCTAAGGTGGTTGCTAAATCATGTGAAGATGCTCGTCAAAGTATTAGAAGAGCTCGACAAAAG GCAATGGATGCGATAAAGAAGTTGTATTCAAGTCTCCCCAAAGATGACATAAAAAGACTGGAGAAAGAA GTTGATGATTTGACCAAAAAGTTTATCAAGACTGCGGAAGATGTATGCAAGGCAAAAGAGAAGGAAGTTAGTCAAGGCTGA
- the LOC114168567 gene encoding uncharacterized protein LOC114168567 isoform X2 has protein sequence MEAAMAALSAELSKLRTGRASPGMLDHIIVETSGLKMPLNRLAVVSVLDPKTLSVNPYDPETLKQLENAIVSSPLGLNPKSDGERLIAVIPPLTKEHMQAMAKVVAKSCEDARQSIRRARQKAMDAIKKLYSSLPKDDIKRLEKEVDDLTKKFIKTAEDVCKAKEKEVSQG, from the exons ATGGAGGCTGCAATGGCTGCGTTATCGGCAGAACTAAGCAAGCTACGAACAGGAAGGGCATCCCCAG GAATGCTTGATCATATTATTGTCGAAACTAGTGGTTTGAAGATGCCTTTGAATCGGCTTGCTGTTGTTTCAGTCCTAGATCCAAAAACCTTGTCTGTTAATCCATATGATCCAGAG ACACTTAAACAATTAGAGAATGCCATTGTTTCGTCTCCATTGGGCTTAAATCCTAAATCAGACGGTGAAAGATTGATTGCTGTTATTCCACC ATTGACCAAGGAGCACATGCAG GCTATGGCTAAGGTGGTTGCTAAATCATGTGAAGATGCTCGTCAAAGTATTAGAAGAGCTCGACAAAAG GCAATGGATGCGATAAAGAAGTTGTATTCAAGTCTCCCCAAAGATGACATAAAAAGACTGGAGAAAGAA GTTGATGATTTGACCAAAAAGTTTATCAAGACTGCGGAAGATGTATGCAAGGCAAAAGAGAAGGAAGTTAGTCAAGGCTGA